One Pseudomonas sp. FP1742 genomic window carries:
- a CDS encoding DUF2242 domain-containing protein — protein sequence MFKSIPMRVVGLALVLAAAAGCSSKKAAIYEHENFDDSGTFSRSYPVTDAQTCEAARRALLSQGYIITSSDPKLVSGHKSFQQTGETHMEISFNVVCADDGSEGHHATMFANALQDRYALKKTNNSASLGVGVLGSVSMPIGSSDDSMVKVASETVSSAKFYERFFTLVELFLPPEAKKAAHIIEKPKTELGMPEAKAAPAQLAPNPAPAAEPAPAPAPAAEPAPAETAPATSEPVVPPAETAPITPTKGTEPTSSTETVTPVADSSSLPPPTEPIPAMPVSGQ from the coding sequence ATGTTTAAATCAATTCCCATGCGTGTTGTAGGGCTGGCCTTGGTGCTGGCCGCCGCTGCCGGTTGTTCGTCGAAGAAGGCCGCCATCTATGAGCATGAGAACTTCGACGACTCGGGGACGTTTTCGCGCAGCTATCCGGTGACCGATGCGCAAACCTGCGAAGCCGCCCGTCGGGCCTTGCTTAGCCAGGGTTACATCATCACCAGCAGCGATCCGAAACTGGTCAGTGGGCACAAGAGCTTCCAGCAGACCGGCGAAACCCACATGGAGATCAGCTTCAATGTCGTTTGCGCCGATGACGGCAGCGAGGGGCACCATGCGACCATGTTCGCCAACGCCCTGCAGGACCGTTATGCGCTGAAAAAGACCAACAACTCCGCCAGCCTCGGCGTCGGCGTATTGGGCTCGGTATCGATGCCGATCGGCTCGTCCGACGATTCGATGGTCAAGGTCGCCAGTGAAACCGTGTCCTCGGCCAAGTTCTACGAGCGTTTCTTTACCCTGGTCGAACTGTTCCTGCCGCCGGAAGCGAAGAAGGCCGCGCACATCATCGAGAAACCGAAAACCGAACTGGGGATGCCTGAAGCCAAGGCTGCGCCGGCTCAGTTGGCGCCAAACCCGGCACCAGCGGCAGAACCTGCGCCAGCGCCAGCGCCGGCGGCCGAGCCTGCACCTGCCGAAACCGCCCCAGCCACTTCGGAGCCTGTTGTGCCGCCTGCTGAAACAGCGCCGATTACCCCGACCAAGGGCACCGAGCCGACTTCCTCCA